Proteins from a genomic interval of Gammaproteobacteria bacterium:
- a CDS encoding DNA polymerase III subunit epsilon, with amino-acid sequence FVDHEFNKVGMKKIDGQCSVTDTLVMARKLHPGQRNSLDALCGRYEIDNSSRQLHGALLDAEILADVYLAMTGGQVSMLLGGRQEFSALSNEPIRRIDANRPPLVIISTTEEEEIAHSQRLDFIEKQSGRCIWKEWQTK; translated from the coding sequence GCTTTGTCGATCACGAATTTAACAAAGTAGGCATGAAGAAAATTGACGGTCAGTGCAGCGTGACTGACACCTTGGTTATGGCGCGTAAACTACATCCTGGCCAACGTAATAGTCTCGATGCGCTATGTGGTCGTTACGAAATCGATAATTCCTCACGCCAACTCCATGGCGCCCTGCTCGACGCTGAAATCCTTGCCGATGTTTATTTGGCCATGACCGGTGGTCAAGTCAGTATGTTGCTTGGTGGAAGGCAGGAATTCAGCGCCCTCAGTAATGAGCCAATCCGTCGAATCGATGCTAATCGTCCGCCTCTGGTCATTATTTCCACTACCGAAGAAGAAGAAATCGCTCATTCCCAGCGATTAGACTTTATAGAAAAGCAAAGCGGCCGCTGTATATGGAAAGAATGGCAAACAAAGTAG
- a CDS encoding PilZ domain-containing protein, producing MANKVEKIKVIPKVTSGERRRAQRIANGQNNSHILLRLHVGDDGQETVHAADVSKSGIGLKAYSPVRIGTPVQLEFNTGDCDITRYGKITWCSKENDQTESQEGRSFRLGVSFEPNNAEADTLFYLAVKQRIVRDD from the coding sequence ATGGCAAACAAAGTAGAGAAAATTAAAGTGATACCCAAAGTAACGTCAGGCGAACGCCGCCGTGCGCAACGCATTGCTAACGGCCAAAATAATAGTCATATTCTATTACGACTCCACGTTGGTGACGATGGTCAAGAGACCGTCCACGCAGCAGATGTGTCTAAAAGTGGTATTGGTCTTAAAGCGTATTCGCCGGTACGTATTGGCACTCCGGTACAGTTAGAGTTTAATACCGGTGATTGTGATATTACGCGTTATGGCAAAATCACCTGGTGTTCAAAAGAAAACGATCAAACCGAGTCGCAAGAGGGCAGGTCTTTTCGCCTGGGTGTCAGTTTTGAACCTAATAACGCTGAAGCCGATACCTTGTTTTACCTGGCTGTCAAACAGCGCATCGTGAGAGACGACTAG
- a CDS encoding SufE family protein translates to MPNQNIHAIQQDIIDEFALFEDWIERYQYIIDLGRDLPQLDADEMVEANLVKGCQSQVWLMANEENGKIIYRVNSDAAIVKGLAALLVRVYSNQTADIIVNTEPEFISKINMHEHLSPTRSNGLVAMLKQIKLFAAAIKQRHKLEP, encoded by the coding sequence ATGCCCAATCAAAACATCCATGCCATACAACAAGATATTATTGACGAATTTGCTTTATTCGAAGACTGGATCGAGCGCTATCAATACATTATCGATCTTGGCCGCGACCTACCTCAGCTCGACGCTGATGAGATGGTCGAAGCAAACCTGGTCAAAGGTTGCCAGTCACAAGTCTGGCTAATGGCTAACGAAGAAAACGGCAAGATAATTTATCGTGTCAATAGTGATGCCGCCATTGTCAAAGGTCTCGCTGCACTATTGGTTCGTGTCTATTCGAACCAGACTGCGGACATAATTGTTAACACTGAGCCTGAATTCATTAGCAAAATTAACATGCATGAGCATTTATCACCCACCCGATCAAACGGCTTGGTTGCTATGCTTAAACAAATTAAATTGTTTGCCGCCGCTATAAAACAACGACATAAACTTGAGCCCTAG
- a CDS encoding cupin domain-containing protein, translated as MAKNTIKYWNPLCAENKGKWQSIDGLEGVAEELTLSIDHETGEYTRLTRFYAGADTIKFGAKSHEYPEEIFIVSGRLYDQAFDMWLETGHYASRPPGELHGPFKTEGGCVVLEISFPNKVGE; from the coding sequence ATGGCAAAAAATACGATCAAATATTGGAACCCACTGTGCGCTGAAAATAAAGGTAAGTGGCAATCAATAGATGGGCTTGAAGGGGTCGCTGAAGAATTGACTCTGAGCATTGATCACGAAACAGGAGAATACACACGTTTAACTCGGTTTTATGCTGGCGCAGATACAATTAAATTTGGCGCTAAAAGTCACGAATATCCTGAAGAAATATTTATCGTAAGTGGTCGTCTTTACGATCAGGCATTTGATATGTGGTTGGAAACTGGGCATTACGCAAGCAGGCCACCTGGTGAATTGCATGGCCCTTTTAAAACTGAAGGAGGATGTGTCGTACTTGAGATCTCTTTTCCAAATAAAGTGGGTGAGTAA
- the bcp gene encoding thioredoxin-dependent thiol peroxidase, giving the protein MSAPIVGKAAPKFTAVATGEQIIKLNDLKGQNVVLYFYPKDSTPGCTTEGQDFRDNIKQFGKLNTVIFGISRDSIKSHENFKAKQCFPFDLLSDPDEALCNQFDVIKEKSLYGKKYMGIERSTFLIDEKGVLRQEWRKVKVKGHVDEVLEEVKVL; this is encoded by the coding sequence ATGAGCGCACCCATCGTCGGCAAAGCCGCGCCTAAATTTACCGCTGTAGCCACCGGCGAACAAATCATCAAACTAAATGATCTAAAAGGTCAAAACGTCGTACTCTATTTTTACCCCAAAGACAGCACCCCTGGCTGCACGACCGAGGGGCAAGACTTTCGCGATAACATCAAGCAATTTGGAAAGTTGAACACAGTAATTTTTGGTATCTCACGTGACAGCATAAAATCGCATGAGAATTTTAAGGCTAAGCAGTGCTTTCCTTTTGACCTATTATCTGACCCTGACGAAGCACTCTGCAATCAATTCGACGTCATTAAAGAAAAGAGTCTCTATGGCAAAAAATATATGGGCATCGAACGTAGCACTTTCTTAATCGATGAAAAAGGCGTGCTTCGACAAGAATGGCGTAAAGTCAAAGTCAAAGGCCATGTCGATGAGGTACTGGAGGAGGTTAAAGTGCTTTGA
- a CDS encoding glycine cleavage system protein R, translating into MQNYLIISAIGHDKPGIVQKISKIVLDNGCSIEDSRMMVLGGEFSVIMMTAGNWNHIAKLENAIKTAAAELDLAVTLTRTEPRETKPTLMPYAVEVVAIDHPGIVHHVTDFFSRRQINIEDLSTDSYHAAHTGTAMFSMNIAIDVPSQLSLSELRMQFLSFCDEYNLDAVIEPIKK; encoded by the coding sequence ATGCAAAACTACCTCATTATCTCAGCCATTGGTCACGACAAGCCTGGCATTGTACAAAAAATATCCAAGATCGTGCTCGATAACGGCTGCAGCATCGAAGACAGCCGTATGATGGTGCTTGGCGGCGAATTCAGCGTCATCATGATGACCGCCGGCAACTGGAACCACATTGCCAAACTGGAGAATGCGATCAAAACTGCCGCTGCTGAACTTGATCTGGCGGTCACCCTGACACGCACCGAGCCGCGCGAGACGAAACCAACGTTAATGCCGTATGCAGTCGAAGTGGTCGCTATCGACCACCCTGGCATCGTCCACCATGTCACTGATTTCTTCTCACGGCGTCAGATCAACATCGAAGATCTCAGCACAGATAGCTACCATGCAGCCCATACTGGCACCGCCATGTTCTCCATGAACATTGCTATCGATGTACCATCACAACTCAGCCTTAGCGAACTACGTATGCAATTTCTCAGCTTCTGCGACGAATACAATCTCGATGCTGTCATTGAACCGATTAAGAAATAG
- a CDS encoding 4-hydroxy-tetrahydrodipicolinate synthase — MFQGSMVALVTPMAGDGAVDYPSLQELVEWHVQAGTDAIVAVGTTGESATLDEKEHCDVIRHVVQYVDGRIPVIAGTGANSTREAIALSRCAQQVGADACLLVTPYYNKPTQEGLYQHHKLIAESVEIPQILYNVPGRTACDMLPETIARLAKIDNIVGVKEATGDLSRLDQIRLLTGDDFGIYSGDDETGTAFMLRGGNGVISVTNNVAPEAMATMCKAALAGDIAEAERIDQSLRALHKELFVESSPIPVKWALHRMGKIAMGIRLPMTPLDKKFHAVIEAALKQAGIKL, encoded by the coding sequence ATGTTTCAAGGTAGTATGGTCGCGTTGGTCACGCCAATGGCGGGTGACGGCGCAGTCGATTATCCCAGTTTGCAAGAGCTGGTCGAATGGCACGTGCAAGCGGGAACCGATGCCATTGTTGCTGTAGGCACGACCGGTGAATCTGCCACCTTGGATGAGAAAGAGCATTGCGACGTCATTCGTCATGTCGTTCAGTACGTTGATGGGCGTATTCCAGTGATTGCGGGGACTGGGGCAAATTCGACCCGTGAGGCGATTGCTCTTAGTCGTTGCGCCCAACAGGTGGGTGCCGATGCCTGCTTATTGGTGACTCCCTACTATAATAAACCTACGCAAGAGGGTTTGTACCAACATCATAAGCTGATTGCTGAAAGTGTTGAGATTCCACAGATTTTATATAACGTTCCGGGTCGTACAGCGTGTGACATGTTGCCTGAGACGATTGCACGTTTAGCTAAAATTGACAATATTGTCGGCGTAAAAGAAGCAACAGGTGATTTATCGCGCCTTGATCAGATTCGGCTACTGACAGGTGACGATTTCGGGATTTACAGCGGTGATGATGAGACCGGTACTGCCTTTATGTTGCGAGGGGGTAACGGCGTCATTTCAGTCACGAATAATGTTGCACCAGAGGCCATGGCAACGATGTGTAAGGCAGCATTGGCAGGGGATATAGCCGAGGCAGAAAGAATTGACCAAAGTCTGCGCGCATTACACAAAGAGTTGTTTGTTGAGTCAAGCCCCATTCCAGTCAAATGGGCATTACATCGAATGGGCAAGATTGCGATGGGGATTCGTTTGCCGATGACACCATTAGATAAAAAATTTCACGCAGTGATTGAAGCCGCACTTAAGCAGGCAGGTATTAAGCTATGA
- the purC gene encoding phosphoribosylaminoimidazolesuccinocarboxamide synthase: MVVLDELYSGKAKTLYRTDDPDILLMRFRNDTSAFDGEKVEQLERKGAVNNKFNAYIMKALQAAGVETHFVSLESDHDSLVRPMEMIPVECVVRNYAAGSLCRRLGTEEGMALSPPVFEFFLKNDALHDPMINDSHIISFAWANTDEITAMKAVTLRCNEILLKLFGDAGLLLVDYKLEFGRYQGRLVLGDEFSPDGCRLWDAKTRKKLDKDRFRQGLGNVIEGYEEVARRIGVVL, encoded by the coding sequence ATTGTTGTTTTAGATGAGCTGTACTCAGGTAAAGCGAAAACACTTTACCGCACTGATGACCCTGATATATTACTGATGCGATTTCGTAATGATACGTCAGCCTTTGATGGCGAAAAAGTCGAGCAACTTGAACGTAAAGGTGCAGTGAACAACAAATTCAATGCGTATATTATGAAGGCATTGCAAGCGGCAGGTGTTGAAACCCATTTTGTTAGCTTGGAGTCAGATCACGATTCCTTGGTGCGACCGATGGAGATGATACCAGTAGAGTGCGTGGTGCGTAACTACGCTGCGGGTAGCTTATGCCGCCGTCTTGGTACGGAAGAAGGCATGGCGCTATCACCGCCTGTTTTTGAGTTTTTTCTCAAAAACGACGCCTTGCATGATCCAATGATTAATGATTCGCATATCATTTCTTTTGCTTGGGCTAATACCGATGAGATTACAGCGATGAAAGCGGTGACATTGCGTTGTAATGAAATTTTATTGAAGCTGTTTGGTGATGCTGGCTTATTGTTGGTCGACTACAAGCTAGAGTTTGGCCGTTATCAAGGGCGGTTGGTTTTGGGTGATGAATTCTCACCGGACGGCTGCCGCTTGTGGGATGCTAAAACACGCAAGAAGCTCGATAAAGATCGTTTTCGTCAAGGTCTTGGCAACGTAATTGAGGGCTATGAAGAAGTGGCGCGACGTATTGGTGTCGTGCTCTGA